A stretch of the Aphis gossypii isolate Hap1 chromosome 2, ASM2018417v2, whole genome shotgun sequence genome encodes the following:
- the LOC114126060 gene encoding pickpocket protein 28-like isoform X2, giving the protein MIDSHYNGIIIRRRMGVLNGKKLNIKPIGYSEGNYLRKFSIATSLHGVIYLGEPKRPYLERIFWICVISLVFLMCGYQIQQLYNNWMESGIISILNESSRHFSVLNDDVPFPGITVCSDLQLQNLENLTIINQTLNKEYEDSVNLMCHVYEPNLNIGQYTINSKTWDLVLNAHRIFCEQRVISITWIREKIYVPCQYFQPVYTIYGVCYSLNMVPFRQLLSDDYDQMLSNLNHTKADILKNAKVTAWNPEIGFNKNAKSFNLPWKVTGDTVEDSIIIRFDLKKENTGKHCPTTDKGMALFLHNPIDVPANIQPTAYIAVNNIAYITTTFTLITASESISSWKPDIRKCYHQNERTLKFFRIYTVNNCDIECRANNSLKMCGCVAYYHPRDTNTSICGSENYRCMRQYSNNGYSIFDKYLFNINTTKHCNCLDVCTDIKFQHNVVYTHRNLTKNVKNPKNRILNKSIIVMYYRRNPWSIKRTALIPVNELLGNIGGSLGLFLGASIVSVFELIYFFVVRLYVDRWNEKKKRI; this is encoded by the exons ATGATTGATTCTCATTACAATGGAATAATTATTCGAAGACGAATGGGTGTATTAAATGGTAAAAAGTTGAATATTAAGCCTATAGGATATAGCGAAGGAAATTATTTACGGAAATTTTCTATTGCCACGAGCTTACATggtgtaatatatttagggGAACCCAAACGACCATATTTAGAAAG gATATTTTGGATTTGTGTCATATCATTGGTGTTTCTTATGTGTGGATATCAAATACAACAGTTGTATAACAATTGGATGGAAAGTGGTATTATATCAATACTGAATGAAAGTAGTAGGCATTTTTCGGTATTGAATGATGATGTGCCGTTCCCCGGAATCACAGTATGTAGTGATTTACAACTGCAGaaccttgaaaatttaacgatTATAAATCAGACGCTCAATAA agAATATGAAGATAGCGTAAATCTAATGTGCCACGTTTATGAGCCTAATTTAAACATCGGTCAATATaccataaattcaaaaacatgGGATTTAGTACTAAAC gcTCATAGAATTTTTTGCGAGCAACGTGTTATTTCAATAACTTGGATCAGAGAAAAAATCTATGTACCTTGTCAATATTTCCAACCAGTATACACAATTTATGGAGTTTGTTATTCATTGAATATGGTTCCTTTTCGTCAACTACTTAGTGATGATTATGATCAAAT gttaTCAAATTTGAATCATACTAAagcagatattttaaaaaatgcaaaagtaACTGCATGGAATCCAGaaattggttttaataaaaacgctAAGTCATTTAATTTACCATGGAAAGTTACAGGTGATACTGTCGAagattctattataataagattcgatttaaaaaaagaaaacactgGAAAACACTGTCCTACAACTGATAAAGGAATGGCG ttatttttacataatccAATTGATGTACCTGCTAACATTCAACCTACAGCTTATATTGCTGTAAACAATATAGCTTATATTACAACAACATTTACTTTGATAACGGCATCTGAAAGTATTTCTAGTTGGAAACCAGATATTCGAAAATGTTATCATCAGAATGAGAGAACTTTAAAGTTTTTCAGAATATATACTGTTAATAACTGTGATATTGAGTGTCGAGCCAATAATTCGTTAAAGATGTGTGGTTGTGTGGCTTACTACCACCCAA GAGATACAAACACTTCGATATGTGGTTCTGAAAATTATAGATGTATGCGGCAGTATTCAAATAATG gtTATTCAATCTttgataaatatctatttaatataaatactacaaaaCATTGTAATTGTTTAGATGTCTGTACAGACATCAAATTCCAACATAACGTTGTGTACACGCATAGGAATTTGACAAAGAACGTTAAAAACCCTAAAAACcg aATTCTAAACAAATCGATTATAGTTATGTACTATAGGAGAAATCCATGGAGTATAAAAAGAACTGCTCTGATACcagtaaatgaattattag gtaatattGGTGGATCCTTAGGATTATTTCTTGGTGCAAGCATAGTTAGTGTGTTTGaacttatatacttttttgtgGTACGATTATACGTTGATCGAtggaacgaaaaaaaaaaaaggatttaA
- the LOC114126075 gene encoding cell cycle control protein 50A, whose translation MLDAQEPKSKKPADTAFKQQRLPAWQPILTARNVMPIFFAVAAAFVPIGIGLLYLTNLVQEFTLDYTYCKNVDNLTESCAEHIKSNRNLSCNCIIPFKLEEDFSPNVFMYYGLTNYYQNHRRYVKSRDDFQLLGKLSKTPSSDCAPFDYHNNKPIAPCGAIANSLFSDNLTLVYNDKPVPLLRTQIAWESDKNIKYQNPKGDLKEAFKDFEKPIDWRVNIWELDKENDSNNGFENEDLIVWMRTAALPDFRKLYRRIEHKNEFKNGLPKGNYKLVIEYNYPVAGFGGTKSLILSNTSFTGGRNLFLGYAYIVVGCCCFLLGLMFLILHIKYKPSANTGDITIVSPSTSYQ comes from the exons ATGTTGGATGCACAGGAACCAAAGTCTAAAAAACCAGCAG ATACAGCATTCAAACAACAACGATTGCCTGCGTGGCAACCAATTCTAACGGCCCGCAATGTAATGCCCATATTCTTTGCAGTTGCCGCAGCGTTTGTTCCGATTGGCATAGGTTTACTATACCTTACAAATCTA gTTCAAGAATTTACTCTTGATTATACCTACtgcaaaaatgttgataatttgACTGAATCTTGTGCAGAACACATAAAAAGCAATCGTAACTTGTcttgtaattgtattattccATTTAAATTGGAAGAAGATTTTTct ccTAATGTTTTCATGTACTATGGATTAACCAACTATTACCAAAACCATCGGCGCTATGTAAAATCAAGGGACGATTTTCAGTTGCTTGGAAAACTTAGCAAAACTCCATCTAGTGATTGTGCACCTTTTGATTATCACAACAACAAACCAATTGCTCCTTGTGGAGCTATTGCCAATTCATTATTCAGTG ataaCTTAACATTGGTGTACAATGATAAACCTGTTCCATTACTTCGAACACAAATTGCTTGGGAatctgataaaaatatcaagtatcaAAATCCAAAAGGAGATTTGAAAGAAG catttaaAGATTTTGAAAAACCAATTGACTGGCGTGTGAATATATGGGAATTGGATAAGGAAAATGATTCAAATAATGGTTTTGAAAATGAAGATTTGATTGTTTGGATGCGAACTGCTGCACTTCCTGATTTTCGTAAATTATACAGACGTattgaacataaaaatgaatttaaaaacggCTTACCTAAAGGAAATTACAAATTAGTCATAGAATATA attatccAGTTGCAGGCTTTGGCGGAACAAAAAGTCTGATACTATCTAACACTTCATTTACAGGGGGCAGAAATTTGTTTCTTGGATATGCTTATATTGTTGTTGGATGTTGTTGCTTTTTATTAgggttaatgtttttaattcttcatatcaaatataaacccag tgCAAATACAGGAGATATTACTATTGTTTCCCCATCAACATCTTATCAGTGA
- the LOC114126068 gene encoding ciliogenesis and planar polarity effector 2-like, producing MFGNVVKLDWQSTAEGETIMQHFYNPQTNGRKFFGLLERPILPNIEEVSYKLFFVGKSGAGKSSTIARLAGILNLDEEYVETRGIRKSNIYWPVKVWDRIILFRLQCWDAGDRDVKKFGHILPVCKEEADAIVFVFSFTDPSGLSTISTNLPVYMNDKSKPAPIVIGTKYCAGDFTAKVTIDDIDEFEKTQKITILKINKTDGKYDSKETEITAYTLNVICEQLWIRDQNYILNQEMESSQIV from the exons ATGTTTGGAAATGTAGTGAAGCTCGATTGGCAGAGCACTGCTGAGGGAGAAACTATAatgcaacatttttataatcccCAGACAAATGGTAGAAAATTTTTTG gACTATTGGAACGACCTATACTGCCAAACATTGAAGAAGTAtcatacaaattgttttttgttggAAAAAGTGGGGCAGGAAAATCATCTACCATTGCTCGACTAGCAGGGATATTAAATCTCGATGAAGAGTACGTAGAAACTCGAGGCATAcgtaaaagtaatatttattggccGGTCAAGGTGTGGGATAGAATTATTCTATTTAGACTGCAATGTTGGGACGCCGGCGATAGagatgttaaaaaatttggaCACATATTACCG GTGTGCAAAGAAGAGGCAGATGCTATTGTGTTTGTATTTTCCTTTACTGACCCTAGTGGATTATCTACTATTTCAACAAATCTGCCCGTTTACATGAATGATAAAAGTAAACCAGCTCCTATTGTTATTGGCACTAA GTATTGTGCAGGTGATTTTACTGCTAAAGTTACAATTGATGATATtgatgaatttgaaaaaacacaaaaaatcactatattgaaaataaacaaaactgaTGGAAAATATGATTCAAAAGAAACCGAGATTACAGCCTATACATTGAATGTTATCTGCGAACAGTTATGGATAAGAGatcaaaactatatattgAATCAGGAAATGGAATCTTCTCAAATTGTCTGA
- the LOC114126060 gene encoding pickpocket protein 28-like isoform X1 — translation MIDSHYNGIIIRRRMGVLNGKKLNIKPIGYSEGNYLRKFSIATSLHGVIYLGEPKRPYLERIFWICVISLVFLMCGYQIQQLYNNWMESGIISILNESSRHFSVLNDDVPFPGITVCSDLQLQNLENLTIINQTLNKEYEDSVNLMCHVYEPNLNIGQYTINSKTWDLVLNAHRIFCEQRVISITWIREKIYVPCQYFQPVYTIYGVCYSLNMVPFRQLLSDDYDQMLSNLNHTKADILKNAKVTAWNPEIGFNKNAKSFNLPWKVTGDTVEDSIIIRFDLKKENTGKHCPTTDKGMALFLHNPIDVPANIQPTAYIAVNNIAYITTTFTLITASESISSWKPDIRKCYHQNERTLKFFRIYTVNNCDIECRANNSLKMCGCVAYYHPRDTNTSICGSENYRCMRQYSNNGYSIFDKYLFNINTTKHCNCLDVCTDIKFQHNVVYTHRNLTKNVKNPKNRLKYIIHFKYYFIFNFNVSFIYLHRILNKSIIVMYYRRNPWSIKRTALIPVNELLGNIGGSLGLFLGASIVSVFELIYFFVVRLYVDRWNEKKKRI, via the exons ATGATTGATTCTCATTACAATGGAATAATTATTCGAAGACGAATGGGTGTATTAAATGGTAAAAAGTTGAATATTAAGCCTATAGGATATAGCGAAGGAAATTATTTACGGAAATTTTCTATTGCCACGAGCTTACATggtgtaatatatttagggGAACCCAAACGACCATATTTAGAAAG gATATTTTGGATTTGTGTCATATCATTGGTGTTTCTTATGTGTGGATATCAAATACAACAGTTGTATAACAATTGGATGGAAAGTGGTATTATATCAATACTGAATGAAAGTAGTAGGCATTTTTCGGTATTGAATGATGATGTGCCGTTCCCCGGAATCACAGTATGTAGTGATTTACAACTGCAGaaccttgaaaatttaacgatTATAAATCAGACGCTCAATAA agAATATGAAGATAGCGTAAATCTAATGTGCCACGTTTATGAGCCTAATTTAAACATCGGTCAATATaccataaattcaaaaacatgGGATTTAGTACTAAAC gcTCATAGAATTTTTTGCGAGCAACGTGTTATTTCAATAACTTGGATCAGAGAAAAAATCTATGTACCTTGTCAATATTTCCAACCAGTATACACAATTTATGGAGTTTGTTATTCATTGAATATGGTTCCTTTTCGTCAACTACTTAGTGATGATTATGATCAAAT gttaTCAAATTTGAATCATACTAAagcagatattttaaaaaatgcaaaagtaACTGCATGGAATCCAGaaattggttttaataaaaacgctAAGTCATTTAATTTACCATGGAAAGTTACAGGTGATACTGTCGAagattctattataataagattcgatttaaaaaaagaaaacactgGAAAACACTGTCCTACAACTGATAAAGGAATGGCG ttatttttacataatccAATTGATGTACCTGCTAACATTCAACCTACAGCTTATATTGCTGTAAACAATATAGCTTATATTACAACAACATTTACTTTGATAACGGCATCTGAAAGTATTTCTAGTTGGAAACCAGATATTCGAAAATGTTATCATCAGAATGAGAGAACTTTAAAGTTTTTCAGAATATATACTGTTAATAACTGTGATATTGAGTGTCGAGCCAATAATTCGTTAAAGATGTGTGGTTGTGTGGCTTACTACCACCCAA GAGATACAAACACTTCGATATGTGGTTCTGAAAATTATAGATGTATGCGGCAGTATTCAAATAATG gtTATTCAATCTttgataaatatctatttaatataaatactacaaaaCATTGTAATTGTTTAGATGTCTGTACAGACATCAAATTCCAACATAACGTTGTGTACACGCATAGGAATTTGACAAAGAACGTTAAAAACCCTAAAAACcggttgaaatatataattcattttaaatattactttatttttaattttaacgtttcttttatttatttacacagaATTCTAAACAAATCGATTATAGTTATGTACTATAGGAGAAATCCATGGAGTATAAAAAGAACTGCTCTGATACcagtaaatgaattattag gtaatattGGTGGATCCTTAGGATTATTTCTTGGTGCAAGCATAGTTAGTGTGTTTGaacttatatacttttttgtgGTACGATTATACGTTGATCGAtggaacgaaaaaaaaaaaaggatttaA
- the LOC126550418 gene encoding uncharacterized protein LOC126550418 — MLTIHNALKVNLCVIGSYEKDCTMKSPEIESKYLQTTNYEIFLESNMDEIYINMNDKILYEHERVSDNLAGSNWVLQSIDILNIAINKYDPIRGSTYIRTPDKIANKKSTVNVKNEDNKCFLWSILAHLYPPGNNPQRVYQYEKYKNIFNEVKIEYPMAVYKIPGFVDNVNKKNLIEGGLSINVYHHDEFYKINPLTVTKNEKRVHIDLLLLKNEDNTHYILIKKLWSLIRNQITKDHKKRYLCRMCLNSFQTELKLSNHKNYCQSNKVARITLPYKNKIIKFKNYNHKMKVPFVIYADFESIIAQINYKKEKYSTIKIQKHIAISFVYFIVYVNSDNDWKQCSLEYFGEDSPEIIYKYLKQDAILASKKYLNKIKKIKELNEIQKKEYDNATICHICEEKLYTEDKVRDHDHLTGLYRGAAHNRCNLNYKVPKFIPVFFHNFSGYDSHLLVRELGNDTDNIDLLPNNEDNYISFSKKIQYSTKNIELRFLDSYKFLSNSLSELAKSMKLYNFKILKKWFQKEIPGNLTELQKVYLFRLLTKKLAFPYDYMNSVDKYKETKLPPKESFYNLLNNKHISDDEYHYATEIWKYFNIKNLKEFNMLYNIIDVILLADIMEYFREKSLKTYGLDPAWYYTTPGFAWDCMLKTTGQKIELLTDIDMLLMFERAKRGFISMFKQI; from the coding sequence atgttgacaatACATAATgccttaaaagttaatttatgtgttattGGAAGCTATGAAAAAGATTGTACTATGAAGAGTCCTGAAATAGAATCTAAATACTtacaaacaacaaattatgaaatttttttagaatcaaaTATGgacgaaatatatataaatatgaatgataaaatattatatgaacatgAACGTGTATCTGATAACTTAGCAGGCTCTAATTGGGTATTACAATCAATTGACATCCTTAATAttgctattaataaatatgatccTATTAGAGGTAGTACATATATCAGAACCCCAGATAAGATAGCTAATAAGAAATCAactgtaaatgtaaaaaatgaagacaataaatgttttttatggtCAATTTTAGCTCATTTATACCCACCTGGAAATAATCCACAAAGAGTATaccaatatgaaaaatataaaaatatatttaatgaagttAAAATCGAATATCCGATGgcagtttataaaatacctgGATTTGTAgacaatgtaaataaaaaaaacttaattgaaGGAGGTCTATCTATTAATGTATATCATCATGatgaattttacaaaatcaatCCATTAACTGTaaccaaaaatgaaaaaagagtGCATATTgacttattactattaaagaaTGAAGAtaacacacattatattttaatcaagaaATTATGGAGTTTAATTAGAAATCAAATTACAAAAGatcataaaaaaagatatctCTGTAGAATGTGCTTAAATAGCTTTCAAACTGAATTAAAACTATCAAATCATAAGAATTATTGTCAATCAAATAAAGTAGCAAGAATTACTttaccatataaaaataaaattattaaatttaaaaattataaccataaaatGAAAGTACCTTTTGTAATTTATGCAGATTTTGAAAGCATTATAGCAcagataaactataaaaaagaaaaatatagtacTATTAAAATTCAGAAACATATTGCAATAAGTTTTGTTTACTTTATTGTATACGTCAATAGTGATAATGATTGGAAACAATGCTCTTTAGAATACTTTGGAGAAGATTCTccggaaataatatataaatatttaaaacaagatgCTATACTtgcatctaaaaaatatttgaataaaattaagaaaattaaagaactgaatgaaatacaaaaaaaagaatatgatAATGCAACAATATGCCATATTTgtgaagaaaaattatatactgaaGATAAGGTTCGAGATCATGATCATTTAACGGGGTTATATAGAGGAGCTGCTCATAATAGGTgtaatctaaattataaagtcCCAAAATTTATTCCTGTAttctttcataatttttcaGGATATGATTCTCATTTATTAGTCAGAGAATTAGGTAATGATACAGATAATATAGACCTTTTACCAAATAATGAAgacaattatatttcattttccaaaaaaatacagtattcTACAAAGAATATTGAACTTagatttttagattcttacaaatttttatctaaCTCACTTTCAGAATTAGCCAAaagtatgaaattatataattttaaaattttaaagaaatggtTTCAGAAAGAAATACCTGGTAATTTAACTGAATTACaaaaggtatatttatttagattattaactaaaaaattagcTTTTCCATATGATTATATGAATTctgtagataaatataaagaaacaaaattacCTCCAAAAGAATCTTTTTATAACTTactgaataataaacatattagtgATGATGAATATCATTATGCTACGGAAATTtggaaatatttcaatataaaaaatttaaaagaatttaatatgttatataatataatagatgtaaTTTTACTAGCTGATATAATGGAGTATTTCAgagaaaaatcattaaaaacatatggACTAGATCCTGCTTGGTATTATACTACTCCAGGATTTGCCTGGGATTGTATGCTTAAGACAACAGGACAAAAAATCGAATTGTTAACTGATATAgatatgttattaatgttcGAAAGAGCCAAAAGGGGGTTTATCTCAATGTTCAAACAGATATAG
- the LOC114126058 gene encoding nucleobindin-2-like has protein sequence MTSIVCMSLIFVIYMVNYAVSPPPAYVTSTRPTVRLSDQEFEHIIKDEQDNTQKNHQPPPDEKTLVDLGIEYNRYLREVVETLEKDDAFRKKLETADEADIRTGKIADELEYVGHHIRSKLDELKRQELNRLRDIARKAYSDSSDPGHVDHQNPHSFEKADLLKLIQQVAKDLADADLKRKQMFKEYEMQKHFEREQKLKQMTDEERQKFLSEETKLESEREVKHKLDPIHHPGSKKQLEEVWEKQDEMEGENFNPRTFFAMHDIDGNGFWDEEELKALFVRELDKLYQQGMKKADLMEKAEEMERMREHVFNEVDLNRDRLISWEEFKRMSEQPDFEKDEGWKTIDQNEIYTNEELKEFEHQRQQQIDQMIQNGQIPQYPPEYYQHHPDIPKPVLNHGPPYQVNPNYHQPQPMGYPQEPHAGQPQNNQFAYQQQMNQQHQQFQQQHQQNQQQLPQQQLPQYQQPQYQQPQYQQPQNQQPLNQQPLNQQPLNQQPLNQQPQNQQQPQQQQQPQQPKQTNSQNVVQQQPALPEQQSKDPQSQQQGQSPPLQNYPPEKQQFQAVNSDSIKKPNVGRLNDVNSNQMLKNQKENFGKTVHINKN, from the exons atgACATCCATAGTATGCATGTCACTTATATTTGTGATTTATATGGTAAATTATGCTGTCAGTCCTCCGCCTGCGTATGTTACTAGCACTAGACCAACAGTCCGTTTATCTGACCAAGAATTTGAACACATCATAAAGGATGAACAAGATAACACTCAAAAGAATCATCAACCACCACCTGATGAAAAAACATTa gtTGATTTAGGTATTGAATACAATCGTTATTTAAGAGAGGTTGTAGAGACCTTAGAAAAAGATGATGCATTcagaaaaaaacttgaaactgCTGATGAAGCAGATATTAgg actgGCAAAATTGCTGATGAATTAGAATATGTAGGACATCATATTCGATCAAAATTAGATGAACTTAAACGCCAGGAACTAAATAGACTACGTGATATTGCAAGAAAAGCTTATAGTGATTCTTCTGATCCAGGACATGTTGATCATCAAAATCCACACAGTTTTGAAAAGGCTGATCTACTCAAACTTATACAACAG gTTGCTAAAGATTTAGCAGATGCTGATTTGAAACgtaaacaaatgtttaaagaATATGAAATGCAGAAACATTTTGAAAGAgaacaaaaattgaaacaaatgACAGATGAAGAACGTCAAAAATTCTTATCAGAGGAAACAAAATTAGAATCCGAAAGAGAAGTCAAACATAAGCTTGATCca attCATCACCCAGGAAGCAAAAAACAACTTGAAGAAGTTTGGGAAAAACAAGATGAAATGGAAGGAGAAAATTTTAATCCTCGTACATTTTTTGCAATGCATG atattgatGGTAATGGATTTTGGGATGAAGAGGAATTAAAAGCATTATTTGTACGGGAGTTAGATAAGCTTTATCAACAAGGAATGAAAAAAGCAGATCTAATGGAAAAAGCTGAAGAAATGGAACGTATGCGTGAACATGTATTTAATGAGGTTGATTTAAATCGAGATAGACTAATCAGCTGGGAAGAATTTAAACGTATGTCTGAACAACCAGACTTTGAAAAAGATGAAGGATGGAAAACTATTGATCAAAATGAAATCTATACTAATGAAGAGCTTAAAGAATTTGAACATCAGAGGCAGCAACAAATTGATCAAATGATTCAAAATGGTCAA attccaCAATATCCTCCTGAATATTATCAACATCACcca GATATTCCAAAGCCTGTACTAAATCATGGACCACCTTATCAAGTAAATCCTAATTATCATCAGCCTCAACCAATGGGATATCCTCAAGAGCCACATGCGGGTCAACcacaaaataatcaatttgcCTATCAACAACAAATGAACCAACAACACCAACAATTCCAGCAACAGCACCAACAAAATCAACAGCAGTTGCCACAACAACAGTTACCTCAATATCAGCAGCCACAATATCAGCAGCCACAATATCAGCAACCACAAAATCAGCAGCCACTAAATCAGCAGCCTCTAAATCAGCAGCCACTAAATCAGCAGCCTTTAAATCAGCAGCCACAAAATCAGCAGCAACCtcaacaacagcagcagccACAACAACCCAAACAGACCAATTCTCAAAATGTAGTTCAACAACAACCAGCTCTGCCAGAACAACAATCTAAAGATCCTCAATCACAACAACAAGGTCAATCACCACCTCTTCAAAACTATCCTCCAGAAAAACAACAGTTCCAAGCTGTAAATAGTGATTCCATAAAAAAGCCAAATGTAGGTCGATTGAATGATGTGAACTCAAATCAAATGCTAAAGAACCAAAAGGAAAATTTTGGGAAAAcagttcatataaataaaaactaa